One window from the genome of Echinicola vietnamensis DSM 17526 encodes:
- a CDS encoding TetR/AcrR family transcriptional regulator, producing the protein MERKKKISTKQRIINEAIRLYNEQGAHNITSRHIAAELGMSHGNLDYHYKNREAILLAIYKQMRKEMGASYEIATGSTSSFADFHKLLLHLEAFQFKYRFFNQDVLEISRSYPEVSQLLKETIGLRNKQMADFFERFKKEGLVDNEIDTYAERLKKTIRIIITFWLAQREVLGNPADNLEGEMAHHIWELITPHMTSEGKTVFKAVVDQYGYRYDG; encoded by the coding sequence ATGGAAAGAAAGAAAAAAATCTCCACCAAACAACGGATTATCAACGAGGCCATTAGGCTTTACAATGAACAGGGAGCTCATAATATCACGAGTAGGCATATTGCGGCGGAATTAGGAATGAGTCATGGCAACCTGGATTATCATTATAAAAATCGCGAAGCCATTCTCCTAGCCATCTATAAGCAGATGAGGAAGGAAATGGGAGCTTCTTATGAGATAGCAACAGGGTCCACCTCTTCTTTTGCAGATTTCCATAAGCTTCTGCTTCATTTGGAAGCTTTTCAATTTAAGTACAGGTTCTTTAATCAGGATGTCTTGGAAATTTCACGGTCCTATCCCGAAGTAAGCCAATTGCTGAAGGAAACGATTGGATTGAGAAACAAGCAAATGGCGGATTTCTTTGAACGGTTTAAGAAAGAAGGACTCGTGGATAATGAAATAGACACTTATGCCGAGCGGCTTAAGAAAACTATACGTATCATCATTACCTTTTGGTTGGCCCAGCGAGAGGTATTGGGTAATCCAGCGGATAATCTAGAAGGAGAAATGGCCCACCATATTTGGGAACTGATTACGCCACATATGACATCAGAAGGAAAAACCGTGTTTAAAGCTGTGGTGGATCAATATGGGTATCGTTATGACGGCTGA
- the msrB gene encoding peptide-methionine (R)-S-oxide reductase MsrB yields MLNWSNVIHFATNGNPTPPQRVEKTPEEWQELLSPEQFKITRQKGTERAHSSDMCSLFEPGKYACVCCDTLLFDAGEKFESGTGWPSFTQPVEESAIAYHKDVTFGMVRVEITCNTCDAHLGHVFPDGPEPSGLRYCVNAVSLKKVS; encoded by the coding sequence ATGCTAAATTGGTCAAACGTCATCCATTTTGCCACCAACGGAAATCCCACGCCTCCCCAGCGAGTAGAAAAGACTCCAGAGGAATGGCAGGAATTACTAAGCCCTGAGCAATTTAAAATCACCCGCCAAAAAGGCACAGAAAGGGCCCACAGTTCTGATATGTGCAGCCTCTTCGAACCGGGAAAATATGCCTGCGTCTGTTGTGACACTTTGCTTTTTGATGCGGGGGAAAAGTTTGAAAGTGGCACCGGCTGGCCCTCTTTCACCCAACCAGTAGAAGAAAGTGCCATCGCGTACCACAAGGATGTCACCTTTGGCATGGTGCGGGTGGAAATCACCTGCAACACCTGTGATGCCCACTTGGGCCACGTCTTTCCGGATGGCCCAGAACCTAGCGGACTTCGCTATTGCGTCAATGCCGTTTCACTCAAAAAAGTATCATAA
- a CDS encoding GNAT family N-acetyltransferase: MYTIREGKKEDLPRIFELIEELAIYEKAPEEVTNTLAMMEEDGFGPNPVYGFFVLIKDSSQEIIGTAIYYYRYSTWKGKRLYLEDYIVTEKERGKGAGKLLFERVMKKSLEEGCTGMMWQVLDWNAPAINFYNKYDAEIEGGWYNCHLQAEEIQERLKK; this comes from the coding sequence ATGTATACTATCAGAGAAGGAAAAAAAGAAGATTTGCCAAGAATCTTTGAGTTGATCGAGGAATTGGCCATTTATGAAAAGGCGCCAGAGGAAGTGACCAATACCCTGGCGATGATGGAAGAGGATGGTTTTGGTCCTAATCCGGTGTATGGTTTTTTTGTTTTGATTAAGGACAGTAGTCAAGAGATCATTGGCACGGCCATCTATTACTACCGATACAGTACCTGGAAAGGCAAGCGGCTGTATCTGGAGGATTATATCGTGACCGAAAAAGAGCGGGGAAAAGGAGCCGGAAAGCTGCTCTTCGAAAGGGTAATGAAGAAGTCCCTCGAAGAAGGTTGCACGGGAATGATGTGGCAGGTGCTCGATTGGAATGCCCCTGCGATCAATTTCTATAATAAGTATGATGCTGAAATAGAAGGAGGCTGGTACAACTGCCACTTACAGGCTGAGGAGATCCAAGAGCGGTTGAAAAAGTAA
- a CDS encoding DUF4286 family protein: MILYNVTVNIDQKVEKEWIKWMKDEHIPAVMATGIFSENKFFRLMHDNEDGGVNYSVQYFTDSMEKIKEYQDKHAKDLQEKFKQRFQDRYAIFRSLLEQV, from the coding sequence ATGATTTTATACAACGTTACTGTCAATATCGACCAAAAAGTTGAAAAAGAATGGATCAAATGGATGAAGGATGAGCATATTCCAGCCGTAATGGCAACAGGGATATTCAGCGAAAACAAATTCTTTCGTCTCATGCATGACAATGAAGACGGCGGGGTGAACTATTCGGTGCAATACTTTACAGATTCGATGGAAAAAATCAAAGAGTATCAGGACAAGCACGCAAAGGACCTTCAAGAAAAATTCAAGCAACGGTTCCAGGATCGTTATGCTATTTTCAGGTCCCTGCTAGAACAAGTATAA
- a CDS encoding sterol desaturase family protein, whose translation MIEAILFIIIGFVAMEVSGWAIHKYLMHGVFWQIHKTHHHPRKGAFEKNDAFSAIFGGIAIILMVMGYAALDYRFWLGMGISIYGMSYFFFHDVIIHRRVKWLKRPDGGFWRGFVRAHQAHHANNQKKGTEAYGLFFVPFKYFKEGKK comes from the coding sequence ATGATAGAGGCGATATTATTCATCATCATTGGCTTTGTGGCGATGGAGGTTTCCGGTTGGGCGATCCATAAATACCTGATGCACGGAGTCTTTTGGCAGATCCATAAAACCCATCATCATCCCAGAAAGGGTGCTTTTGAAAAGAATGATGCTTTTTCGGCCATTTTTGGAGGGATTGCCATCATATTAATGGTGATGGGATATGCGGCATTGGATTACAGGTTCTGGCTTGGAATGGGGATCAGCATCTATGGAATGAGTTATTTTTTCTTTCATGATGTCATTATTCATCGGCGGGTAAAATGGTTAAAGCGACCTGATGGGGGATTTTGGAGGGGCTTTGTACGGGCTCACCAAGCCCATCATGCCAATAATCAGAAGAAAGGTACGGAGGCTTATGGGTTGTTCTTTGTACCGTTTAAGTATTTCAAAGAAGGGAAGAAATGA
- a CDS encoding MerR family transcriptional regulator, with amino-acid sequence MSNYSIKDLEHLSGIKAHTLRIWEQRYNLVQPKRTETNIRYYDDADLKLILNVALLNNNGFKISKIAKMSPVDIRDKVIALTEGTLAYEDQIHALTVSMIEIDEERFDRVLSINQRSIGFDETMLRVIYPFLAKIGLLWQIGSISPAQEHFISNLIRQKLIVAIDQYVYQGGGKKFLLFLPEGELHEISLLFASYLIKREGHKVIYLGQSTPKDDLIEVYNFHQPDFLITVITTSPDADSLQNYVDELASVFRKSEWIISGYQVLRTPVQLPKNVRLLEKIEDIKGFVEMLLGEEKVPG; translated from the coding sequence ATGAGTAACTATTCCATAAAAGATCTGGAGCACCTTTCAGGTATTAAGGCCCATACACTACGCATTTGGGAGCAGCGGTACAATTTGGTGCAGCCAAAGCGGACAGAGACCAACATCCGGTATTACGACGATGCGGATTTAAAGCTCATTTTAAATGTGGCTTTACTCAACAACAATGGCTTTAAAATCTCCAAAATTGCCAAGATGTCACCAGTTGACATTCGGGATAAAGTGATTGCACTCACTGAAGGTACATTGGCTTATGAGGACCAAATACATGCCTTGACCGTTTCGATGATTGAGATCGATGAGGAGCGTTTTGATAGGGTTTTATCGATCAATCAGCGCAGTATAGGATTTGACGAGACCATGCTCCGGGTGATTTATCCATTTCTGGCCAAGATAGGGTTGCTATGGCAAATAGGAAGCATCAGTCCAGCCCAAGAGCATTTTATCAGTAATCTTATCCGTCAAAAACTCATTGTGGCCATCGACCAATACGTATACCAAGGTGGTGGAAAGAAATTCCTGCTCTTTCTCCCTGAAGGAGAACTGCATGAAATCTCATTGCTTTTTGCTTCCTACCTGATCAAACGTGAAGGGCATAAGGTGATCTATTTGGGCCAAAGTACCCCCAAAGATGATTTGATCGAAGTGTATAATTTCCATCAGCCGGACTTTTTGATCACGGTGATTACTACATCACCCGATGCCGATAGTCTACAGAATTATGTGGACGAATTGGCCAGCGTTTTTAGAAAAAGTGAATGGATTATTTCGGGCTATCAAGTGTTGAGAACACCTGTACAGCTTCCTAAAAATGTGAGGTTACTGGAGAAAATCGAGGATATCAAAGGGTTTGTAGAAATGTTATTGGGCGAAGAAAAAGTGCCAGGTTGA
- a CDS encoding type III pantothenate kinase — protein sequence MFLSIDAGNSNIVFGFFSDEQQRWEPVLRVDTQRSLEFSYLQKNMNLFFLESHISPSDISIVGISSVVPEINENLKKVVRTFLHQEAYFITERSYSPLKVNTKKPAEMGADLMANAVAAYDQYGADCIVVDFGTALTFTVIDSNGEILGVNIVPGLKTAIKSLFTNTSKLPEVQLELPVSAIGKDTIHSIQAGILYGYAGLVRGMLEAIKNELARDFHVIATGGLSKILTNLEGEFDKIDKNLTLKGIKLITEKNL from the coding sequence ATGTTTTTGTCTATTGATGCAGGTAATTCCAATATCGTTTTCGGCTTCTTTTCCGATGAACAGCAGCGTTGGGAGCCAGTGCTCCGTGTAGATACACAGCGTTCCTTGGAATTTAGCTACTTGCAAAAAAACATGAACCTGTTCTTTTTGGAATCCCACATTTCTCCCTCGGATATATCCATAGTGGGCATCAGTTCTGTCGTCCCCGAAATCAATGAAAACCTCAAAAAAGTGGTAAGGACCTTTCTGCACCAAGAAGCTTATTTCATCACCGAACGAAGCTATTCTCCACTAAAGGTCAACACCAAAAAGCCTGCAGAAATGGGCGCAGACCTAATGGCCAATGCTGTCGCGGCATACGACCAGTACGGCGCAGACTGTATAGTAGTGGATTTCGGTACGGCACTGACCTTCACGGTAATAGACTCAAATGGGGAGATTCTGGGCGTAAACATCGTTCCTGGACTGAAAACTGCCATCAAATCCCTGTTTACCAACACATCTAAATTACCAGAAGTCCAACTGGAACTTCCTGTTTCGGCCATTGGAAAAGACACCATCCATTCCATTCAGGCAGGCATCTTGTATGGTTATGCTGGATTGGTCCGCGGGATGCTGGAAGCCATTAAAAATGAACTTGCCAGAGACTTCCACGTGATCGCCACAGGTGGACTATCCAAGATCCTGACCAATTTGGAGGGGGAGTTTGACAAAATAGACAAAAACCTTACCCTCAAAGGCATAAAACTCATCACTGAAAAAAATCTGTAG
- a CDS encoding Rne/Rng family ribonuclease: MSTELVIDSAQNGSRIALLKNKGLVELHSDEENNQFKVGDMYLGTVRKIVNGLNAGFIDVGYEKDAFLHYQDLGPKVKSLIKYTKQIRNNHSEHPTLKGFKLEPEIEKLGKISQVLSKNNQILVQVVKEPISTKGPRLSCELSLAGRYLVLVPFSNAVNVSKKIRKAEERRRLARLITSIKPENFGVIIRTVAESQSVTELDKDLRNLVNTWEDGMKKLMKAKSKDKVIGEMSMASSIVRDLLNESFDAITVEDELIYDQIRSYIRSIAPEKEKIVKLYNGKAKLFESFGIEKQIKSLFGQSVSLPHGGYLIIEHTEALHVIDVNSGNKSNQESDQETTALKTNLVAVKEIARQLRLRDMGGIIVIDFIDMKKADNKRAVYDAMKTAMKEDRSKNTVLPLTKFGLMQITRQRVRPEVNIVTKETCPSCNGTGKIQASILVADKLERDLEYTAVHQNLPNIKIGLHPYLHAYFTQGMISKRVKWFFKYFKWVKLIKDSSLPVTEYKFLDETGEEIELTVKDGAE, encoded by the coding sequence TTGAGTACGGAATTAGTAATTGATTCTGCTCAAAACGGTAGTCGAATAGCCCTTTTAAAAAACAAAGGACTGGTTGAGCTTCATTCTGATGAAGAAAACAACCAGTTTAAGGTAGGGGACATGTACCTGGGAACGGTCCGTAAAATAGTCAATGGCCTAAATGCAGGCTTTATTGATGTCGGATACGAAAAAGATGCATTTTTGCATTACCAGGACTTGGGGCCGAAAGTGAAGAGCCTGATCAAATATACCAAGCAGATCAGGAACAATCATTCGGAGCACCCTACTCTTAAAGGGTTTAAGCTTGAACCTGAAATAGAAAAGCTGGGAAAGATTTCCCAAGTCCTTTCTAAAAATAATCAAATATTAGTTCAGGTTGTAAAAGAGCCGATCTCTACGAAAGGCCCACGACTATCCTGTGAGCTCTCCCTAGCCGGTCGCTATTTGGTGCTGGTACCCTTTTCGAATGCAGTCAACGTATCCAAGAAGATCCGTAAGGCTGAAGAGCGAAGAAGGTTGGCCAGGCTCATCACGTCTATCAAGCCCGAAAACTTCGGGGTCATTATCCGAACAGTAGCAGAAAGCCAGTCCGTCACAGAACTGGACAAGGACTTGCGAAATTTGGTAAATACCTGGGAGGATGGCATGAAGAAGCTGATGAAAGCCAAAAGTAAAGACAAGGTGATAGGAGAAATGAGCATGGCGAGTTCCATTGTTAGGGACTTGCTAAATGAATCATTCGATGCAATCACGGTAGAGGATGAATTAATCTATGATCAGATTCGATCTTATATTAGGTCGATCGCCCCTGAAAAGGAAAAAATTGTTAAGCTTTACAACGGAAAAGCTAAGCTCTTTGAAAGTTTTGGAATTGAAAAGCAGATAAAGAGTCTCTTTGGACAATCGGTAAGCCTACCGCACGGTGGCTACCTTATCATTGAACATACCGAAGCGCTTCACGTAATTGATGTGAACAGCGGAAACAAGTCCAATCAAGAAAGCGACCAGGAAACTACAGCTTTAAAAACCAACCTGGTGGCTGTCAAAGAAATTGCCAGACAGCTTCGCCTCCGTGATATGGGAGGGATTATCGTCATTGACTTCATCGACATGAAAAAAGCAGACAATAAAAGAGCTGTTTACGATGCGATGAAGACTGCAATGAAAGAAGATAGGTCTAAAAATACTGTGCTGCCCCTTACCAAGTTTGGGCTAATGCAGATTACACGGCAGCGTGTAAGACCCGAAGTAAATATCGTAACGAAAGAAACCTGTCCTTCATGTAACGGTACAGGAAAAATCCAAGCTTCAATCTTGGTAGCTGATAAGCTGGAAAGAGACCTTGAGTACACTGCTGTACACCAAAACTTACCAAATATAAAAATAGGTTTGCACCCTTATCTTCATGCTTACTTTACCCAAGGCATGATCTCGAAAAGGGTGAAATGGTTTTTTAAGTATTTCAAATGGGTAAAACTGATCAAAGATTCTTCATTACCAGTGACGGAGTATAAATTCCTGGATGAAACAGGAGAAGAAATAGAACTTACTGTAAAAGACGGAGCCGAATAA
- a CDS encoding tetratricopeptide repeat protein codes for MKKTQIILVVVVVVVVGILYSLPRVVVDNEENNENIGQEDVAASDSVVQAHDVQIPETERGTVSGLIANLENAESKENFTIFADSLAAFYQKAGMYDSAAYYLGKGADKFSDLVLKEKAGNAYYEAYGFAMNQEKMNMLAEKTRSYLNQVLEAHPDRLDLKTKVAMTYVSSSNPMQGIMMIREVLEEDPENEEALYNMGVLSMQSGQYKRAVERFETLVGYYPENIQGQFYLGVSYFESKQKKKAKNQFQKVKDMTEDPMILSSVDNYLGQL; via the coding sequence ATGAAAAAGACGCAAATCATCCTGGTCGTTGTGGTCGTTGTTGTTGTAGGGATATTGTATTCCCTGCCACGAGTGGTGGTCGACAACGAAGAAAACAATGAAAACATCGGTCAGGAGGATGTTGCGGCATCCGATTCGGTGGTGCAGGCACACGATGTCCAGATTCCAGAAACGGAACGTGGGACCGTTAGTGGTCTGATAGCCAATTTGGAAAACGCAGAAAGTAAAGAAAATTTTACTATCTTTGCAGATTCATTAGCTGCTTTTTACCAAAAAGCCGGAATGTACGACAGTGCCGCCTATTATTTGGGCAAAGGAGCTGACAAGTTTTCGGATTTGGTGCTGAAAGAAAAAGCAGGTAATGCCTATTACGAAGCATATGGCTTCGCAATGAATCAGGAAAAGATGAACATGCTGGCCGAAAAGACCAGAAGTTACCTGAACCAAGTACTGGAAGCGCATCCCGACCGCCTCGACTTGAAGACCAAGGTGGCCATGACGTATGTTTCTTCTTCCAATCCCATGCAGGGAATCATGATGATTCGCGAAGTGCTGGAGGAGGATCCCGAAAACGAAGAGGCCCTTTACAATATGGGCGTACTTTCCATGCAGTCAGGGCAATACAAGCGGGCCGTGGAACGTTTTGAGACCTTGGTGGGTTATTATCCTGAAAACATTCAAGGGCAGTTTTACCTGGGTGTGAGCTACTTTGAATCGAAGCAAAAGAAAAAAGCAAAAAACCAGTTTCAGAAGGTTAAAGACATGACAGAAGATCCGATGATCTTATCGAGTGTGGATAATTATCTGGGACAACTATAA
- a CDS encoding peptide-methionine (S)-S-oxide reductase: MQTIGFGGGCHWCTEAVFQHFEGVQKVDQGWIASSDEPSRFSEAVLVHYLPALLPLQVLVEAHLLTHSSTSLHKMRDKYRSAVYVMDIDQKSAVQALLKALQSKFERPIIAQTLKFGKFRANDAHFRNYYLKRPEAPFCTRHIQPKLAVLKERFSNYFKHP, encoded by the coding sequence ATGCAAACTATCGGCTTTGGAGGAGGATGTCATTGGTGTACTGAAGCGGTCTTTCAGCATTTTGAGGGCGTCCAAAAAGTAGATCAAGGCTGGATTGCGAGTAGTGATGAGCCTTCCCGCTTCTCCGAGGCTGTATTGGTTCATTATCTCCCCGCTCTCCTGCCGTTACAGGTCTTGGTCGAAGCCCATTTACTTACGCACAGCAGTACCTCTCTTCATAAAATGCGGGACAAATATCGGTCTGCGGTGTATGTGATGGATATTGATCAAAAAAGTGCCGTTCAAGCCCTGCTCAAAGCGCTACAATCTAAATTTGAACGTCCCATCATCGCCCAAACGCTGAAGTTCGGAAAATTTAGGGCCAACGATGCACACTTTAGGAATTATTACCTAAAAAGGCCTGAAGCCCCCTTTTGCACACGTCATATTCAGCCCAAATTAGCTGTTTTAAAAGAAAGATTCAGCAACTATTTTAAGCATCCTTAA